The Hippocampus zosterae strain Florida chromosome 19, ASM2543408v3, whole genome shotgun sequence region gACCTCCTTGGAATGATGGAGGGCTTCTTCCTCCCCTTCTTCCTCCGCACTTCCGGATTTCTTCCCGAGCAGAAAACCTTTGCTCCTCTTCTTCattccctcctcttcctcctcctcctcttcagagACAGTTTGTCTCTTTTCTTCTGATGTCCATACTGAAACGTGAAATGTTCACAGCCTTTAATATATTTATGATCGTGGTAGTCTCATGTGCAACCTTTTGACCTTTTCTGCAAAATGTACTACTTAGCTTAATGTacattctttttcatttgtgtcAATGGACAGTGTGTCCATCAATGACTTTCGAAGCACGTGGACAtcggacatctttttttttgcatgtaaaatattttaccaGCACCTCTATTGTCCTCTTCGTCCTCTTTCTTCTCATCTTCTCCTCCCTTGTCCTCCTCTTTCGACCTCCTTGGTTCCTGGGATACGATGGCGCGCTCACCAGAGCCTCCGAGTGCATTCAGCATGGACCCATCTTAAGGGAAATTCAATTGACTACGATAAGAGATTGATTTTTGCAGTCACGCCGGTTCTCAGAAAGTGCTTTGGCAGAGATGACTTGCAGCTCTACGTGCCCGTGGAGTGCATTTCAGcaataggaaattgcattaggtaCGACAATGACTATTAAATTGATAGCATGTATTATTCCTTTATGATGTTTTAGTATTAGAATTGTTGCAACGTCAAggttaggttaaaaaaaaaaggtacaggcAAATAAATCCCAACATTAATTTTCAGGAGCTCACCTGGGACACCGTCTGCATTTCGAGGAGCTGGCATCTCATGATGTGGTGCAATGGCGCCTCCTCCAGGCGGCCAGGCTCTCTCATCACCACCTGggccagggatgtcaaactcattttttgtaccAACTAAAGCCAATTTgcaattatttaaaataaaaaaataaatacgtacCCTGGGTTGCGACGTCCTGCAGCTCCTTCAGGAAATCGGAGTGTCGAAGGAGTGTCAGGAGGTGGTCGTCTTGGaggggcacacgcacacacatgcacagataAAAGCACATCATACAACTTCATCTTTCCTTCCtgttggagattttttttttacccagcaTGCCATGCAACAACCAATCCATTATCCACATGGAAGTACGCCAAGCAGTCCTCGCACCAGAGCACAGCCATCGTTACTCAAGTCAACTCGAGAATGACGACGCATGATCGGGGCAGTGAGGACATATACCTCAAGTAGATACCCCAAtctacattttatatttcatacAGAGTAGTATGAAATACATCTAGATTTTTCTCAATAGTAGCCAACTATTGTGCGCATTTGGTTTAATAGGTCAACTTTTTCAGGCACAATGGCAAATATTTTACCCCTTAATGTTGCGATTATCATTCAGTTTtgtccaaatactgtatatattgtaaATAAATTATTAGATGAataattgtacattttttataataatgaagtcatttattttttccaacataTACAAATGTAATTGTAAATTGCTCATGTAAATTGGGGCACAAATATTTGGAGTGCCTACGGACGAAGAAGAAGCCAATCAAAAGATGATTCATTAACACGCAAAAGAAAACCATGATGATACATCTTACGTAGTTTTATCAGAATTAATAAacagacaataaaataaaataaaataccagtCCTGAGTGTGTGCAGACATTCCTGGCTGACAGGGAGATGGTGTGGCCTGGACAGCACATCCACGAGTGCCTCCACCACGCATTGCATCACCTAAAGGCGacacaaaaaaattttaatcgatgtatgaaaataaatacacattgcgtgaaagcgtgtgtgtgtgtgtgtgtgtgtaaaataatcAAGGTCCAATCTGGTTAATAGTTCTCTCTTTAATACAGAGATCACCCCCTAGCGGACAAATCACTTaatggatttgtgtgtgtgattgtgcgtgtgtttgtgttgccgTGTGTTAGTTACACCCACAGAAGGCCcgaacattaggtacacttgcgcCTTCCAACTACAGTGTAGCCACAAcgacaaacactgttcaataaTCAATACAAGGAAACTGAAAagttgtacctaatgaagtggtcaCCTAGTGTCCACTTCAGGTACGTGAATATAATTGAAATTTTGCACTTCCTACCTTGACGTCGTCATGCTCCAGCATACTCGGAGTCAACGGCAGCAACAAAactgtcacaaaaaaaggttcaaaTGAGTAAGATTTAAGTGATGTATTTCAAATGTGATAACGTGCAATTTAAAACATCTTCTCTCACCGCTTTTGAAGAGGATAGTCAGAGTCAGCAATGCGATCATGTTTgaagaaagaataaaaatgtctccGGGAGTACACGCTTATTTtatcaaatacagtatttgataTGTTACGGACACATTTCGGCGGCGTTTGTGTTAATAGTTGACCGTCCTTCAGCGGGGATGGAGCCGGCGTCCGGATTCTTTGCCTCCTGACAGACCCTTCAACAGATATCCGTCACCGCTCTCCCTTTATAATGAAGACGCTGAGCCGGAAGTGACGTTACGCCAGTTGCCGTGCACCTGCACGTTCTACCATCTTGGTCAGGGCATAGACAGTTACCGAGTACAAAGCTTTGAGATGAGGACGGAGATTTTTGAAATATGGATTTATTATACCATCAAACATTTCCACATAAAAATAATGTTAGCTCAGgcctaaacaaaaaaagtattagttagaaaatatacagtatatctgtgAAGAAATGTATCGCTGTCAAGTAATGGGGATgatttcagccaatcagaaggaAGAAACACTCCTTGAAAAGGGCACAACGAACAAACAATTGTGCGTTTACAACCACTTCCTAACTAAATAAGGAATGTGGAAATGTAATTGAAAAAGTgtttcaaagaaaatgtttgaagcCACCACTCACATAACTTGGTTTTGTTTCCTATtgaattgaaaaacatttttgttagataaaaaacattccaatttttgttgttgttcatcatcattatttttatgtAACATGTCTCCTGTCAACACTGATGAATActttcataaaatgacaaaggggAATGAGAGTGATGATTATTCAGTGGGTTACAAGACAAAGAAGCATGAATgaatcacaaaatacatttgttgacGCAGAGGCCATTTTGTCTCCATTGGTGCGTCCAAGTGTCCAGTAAGCATCAGGCCTGATTGGTTAGTGACATGAAAAGGAAGCTGTTTGTTCAgcctcaaacatcaacagagcACCCGAGCGTCCCTTGTTGAGctagatttttgttttattttttcttctccgcGGACAATAAAAGGCCACCTCACCCATGTTTACCCTGCATGAGGTAACGGGGCCCTTTTGTTTAAACATGAATAACGTTTTCTTTGAAGCTCATAATGAGACCTCTATGTAAGCCAGCAGGCACAATGAGCTCAACAATACGGTTGCAGGTGCACCACGTATAGAGTGAGAATCAGACATTCGATGATGAATCTcacatttacaataaatatcttttgctccacagaaaaaaaagaaactcaagACCAGTTTACAAAACAGAGTGCATTCAGTTTCTGTATATTCTGCTAAACAAACTATCTTGATGTAGAAGCTCTTCTACAGAGGGctataaatatactgtagtaTAAAGgacaattataataataataaggtatTTAAACTTTGTGTATTTACAAAGGCAAACCTTGGCTGAAGAAAGTCCGctcgcttaatgctaacacacaatgcaaaaattACATAGGCAGGCTAACAAAACTAGCATTGACGTTGCGGAATGAGTATAAACCTTTCAACAACTAtggaatatttgaacacaagcgTGACACAAAGTTTCATTGTTTGGTATATCATTCTAAAGTTTAATATTGTGGTGTGCCGTTTTTCATATTAAAGGATAGTTGTTTGGTTGTGTTCTTTGGCTCTCTACTTGACCATTATTATTTCTCAAGAGGATTCAATGCTtcaatgcatatatatatatatatatatatatatatataaatgcagtacagtgtatgtatatatatatatatatatatatatatatatatatatatatatatatatatcgacaTCCCACTGAACCACGGTGTAGAGAAGAAGAGGACAAACAAGACGTGTGAAATCAGCTTTTACTGTTGTGCTTGGTTGTCAGGGTGATGGACAGAAACGGGCAGAGTGAAATTGCAAGCGGCGTGGGAGTGATGGCGAACACAGTTTGACTAAAACTGGGAGGCAGTGCCAGGCGAGTTACGtcacaatttgtgaatggattccGGACGCTTGGgctaacgtgtctgcttgcactgttcgAGCTTTCTGAGGAGCCGCCCGGCAACGGCACTGACTGACAATGACGCGAGGGAACCTGGTATGTTTGATTGTGTCGTTGCCCAGCTGTTCATTTCAGATGCAGAAGGTGAAgattgattggaaaaaaattaatagatAACGTGAGTATATTGTTAAATACGTCAATAAAGtgcaaccgaactcagttttgctccccGCAGCCTTTTTAAATACATACGCtagtgtgcatgcatgctaccgtatTTTTAAGCTAGTGTTTACCATGCCtgcgtccaataatacaatgTGTTTTGCGAAagtgttaaatacagaaataacacCCGTCACGCCTTTTAATAcggtgcagtgttttttttttttttgttttggttgtttaaacACGAATGTATTGTTGCTACAAAAGGTGGTAATTTagccctttcggggacagcggttactgcagtggacaccttgtcatgttatcaggttacatggtGCTGAAAAGGTTAAAACAAACATCAATCACAAAAATAGAGCTTTATAAATAcattatatttgttttcaaagactcttgacaagacaaaaacataaaacatattaaATAGGTACCATTGAAAAAATAGTAACAGCATTTCAAAAAAAGGTCTTCGCCGTTTGATGTAATACAATGAGGCTCATTGTTGTCTTTCCGTAACTGTTTGAAAAGGCTTACTTTCGGTGATGCTGTCTTCACCTGCCTGGGAAGAGTCCTACCAAAAACCAGGACGCCTGAACGCCACGAGGATAGACAGCAGGAAGTAGATGAGCACCACTGGCCGGGTGTGGGGTCTGGAATATTGACCGGATGTGGCGGAGGGTGGTCGAGTAAAGATGTACGGATGCTCCTGTGACACCACAAacagaatttaaaaataaaatacaattacaaacaaaaaacgttccATCAGAGCTAGCATGCTAGCACCACACCAGACAAACATTTCTGGTATAATTTGATTTAAAAGGACCGTGATTTCATCTCAATGTCATAGCACATAGCCAAATTGACTTGGAAAAATATTGTTCACATGATGCTCATCACATCTCTCCCATTGAAGAATACTACACAAAACGGTCATGGTTTAATATATTACATCATCACCTCACCATGGGTGGACAGACGAGAGTGATGGGGTCTGAAAAACTGCTCACAACCGTCTTTCCTCCCTCTGGCTGAAACTGCGCACATAGAAGCATGgagtgatgcttttttttttctttttaatataaatttaaaatcaaattaataGCCATCATGTGGTTGACCATGTTGTTCCAGAGGCCCTTGGCCAGCTCCTCATGACCTTTGATGGTGAAGTGGAAGCAGTCGTGGGTGAAGAAGCTCATGTCGATCTTGCCGCTCTGCTCGGAGAAACGACACAAGCGAGTGAGCGAGAAGAAACGGGATGTCGTGCGTGATGATGTCACAGGATTGTTGTTGTGGATTACGGGAAGGCGAGGAGGGTCGGCCTGTTTTAAAAATGGCTGCAAGACCACCGCAAAGTCATCTCGGAAGAAGCGATCGGCGAGCAGCAACGCTTCCAATCTTCTCTGTGGAAGGAAGTCAAAATGGAAATTGTTATCAGGGACACTTTGTAACATGAGATTTGGGAGGCATGTCCATCATAATAAtaccagcaaaaaaataaataaattataataaCCTATGCCACGAACCGGAAGCTATTTTAGTCCAAAAAAGACAAGAAGGGGCTTTTTGGCCATTTCCAGGACAGTagaacacttttttgggggggcctcaaagccagtttgacttaaaaacatgaaatttggaAGACACGTCTATCTTGATttgaagcaccaaaaaaaaaaaaaaaaaaagaaaaactcaagTCATACCAGAAATGTCGCTAAAgtctgacattttggtttgaattaaCCTTATTGGgctcattttggccattttgtCTTAAAAAAGCCAATTCAgtgcagcaaaaataaaataaaataaataaataaagatctgggcgacccggtagtccagtggttagcacgtcggcttcacagtgcagaggtaccgggttcgattccagctccggcctccctgtgtggagtttgcatgttctccccgggcctgcgtgggttttctccgggtgctccggtttcctcccacattccaaaaacatgtgtggcaggctgattgaacactccaaattgtccctaggtgtgagtgtgagtggttgttcgtttctgtgtgccctgcgattggctggcaaccgattcagggtgtcccccgcctactgcccggagacagctgggataggctccagcaccccccgcgaccctagtgaggatcaagcagctcggaagatgaatgaatgaatgaataaagatcTTAGACAAGTACAACAAACTTGAGAGTGTGGAACAGTAAAAGGATGTCATGGTTGCACCTGAAACTCCAGATTAAGTTCCACCAGCTCACGTAGCTCAGCAGAACGGGCCACCGGTTCAATCAGACAGGAGCAGAAGGAGCTGAAGTCGATTAAATTCATATTTAGACCGTTAAAACTTACGTTTTGACCTTCAAGTTTTCAAGCAAGGATGTTTGGTGATTCCACTCACCGCTGGAGAAGGCAGCCCGGCGTGGGCTTTTGCACCTCCCTGAGCGTCTGCATGGGAAGGATCTGCACCACATTGACGATCATGCGAGGAAcctgaaaggagaaaaaaaaaagccatcgggTAAAAATGAATGCGAGTGACATAATTATCGTTTTATTTTCAAGATTTGTCATTGACCTCATTCATGAGCATTTCCAAGGAGACAGTCATGTAGTGAATGAAGTTCTCGGGAGAGAAGAGCgccttgaaggaaaaaaaaatcaagaaaactcACTTCCAGATACATGAACTTGGATAGATGACAGACAGATCCAAACAAACAGACTCTTGATTATGGAGAAgactgaaaaagaagaaagacgCACCTTGTCTTTGCAATAGTCGCAGATGTCGTTCATGCCCATGAGGATGGTCAGCAGCTTCCAGTCTTGTTCAAAGTTTAAACCCTGGAGGAAGAAAGACAATCATGTCCGATGGAAGGAAAACAGGGCAGACTTAAATTTGCCTGCACAATTTTGTCCTCCGTCCTCCAGTTCGCTTTTTGTGCTGTCCCAATACATTTGACCATCATAGTCAACACTTTGACTTTCAagtccattgttttttttttattggcgaTCAacagatcagatttttttttctttttgaggccGATGTCGATTCTGATATTTGACACAATAAAATTCCAACAATcatttcaccccccccaaaaaagaaattaaatgtatagaatataatgaaaaaaaataagggttttttttggtcacttaaGGTTTGCaacaatgaaaaatatgaaGGACAGGGAGAACTCAACGTGAtgagcatccttttttttttttttacctcacctCAAAACTTCTGAGCGTGTCAATCAAATGTCTTGTCTGACCAGGGAGATTGCTGGCAAAGAAAAAGTGCGCGTGGTGAAAGGTGGGGTAGCAGTGAATACAGACGtgagttgccatggaaacataaATGGCATTTATGCGAGGCAGGAACATTTCATACAAGGTGTTCTGTCCCGTCACGGCCAGGTTGAGCCCCGTTTGGCCCAGGTCAGCCTCCATGCCGTGAAGCGTTTTGCCTCGGGCGGCACCCAGCAGGTTGGGATTGAAAAGTTTGATGatgtctgacacacacacacgcaatcatGTGATTAAAGGAAGGCAGCATcggaaaaaatgaaatatgtccacagtgatttaaaaaaaaaaaaaaacaacaacacttacTGGGCAAAGTAATGACGTCCTCATATGAGCCATAACCTCCGATGCTAGAAAACCATATAAACATTTCATCAATCCCTGGACACTTCAAATAGTCTAATTTTAAGAAAAATGCTTCTTGATGCCATAATTtcctggagttaaaaaaaacaaatcatgaatgAAAACTTCCAATTCGATGGGCGTCCACACGGTATTCGTTGCCTCACCTCCAAGAAACGTGACGGAACTCGATTGGAATGCCCAGGACGGTGGTAGCGTTGGCACCGATGGCCGTCTGTACgaaaaggacacacacacaatgaaacgACCAACAAGgctagaaaacaaaaacagaaaatgtttaaaagCAGCACCTACTGTGAGAGAATCACCCAGGGCGGCAACCACTTTGATATCACCTGCCTTCACCAACTCCACTAGAAGGAAAAATGAAGATGAGGAAAATCACGCGGTGCGCATGTATGTATTCATGAGACGGCCTGTGAGCCACCTGAGGAAGGGGCTGAAGGAGAGGGGCTCATTTCAGGACACTGGAAGGCTGGATGCTTGAAGCCGACGGGACGAGTTTTGTTTGGAAACTCCTGAAGAGAAATGGTTGTTATTAAGTTAACTGGTGACAGAGGAACAACATTCGAACATCCTCAAGCCCTCATTCAGGTCTTCAATATGAGGTATGAATCCATGTGATTTGTTGCCTTTCGGAAATCTGTATGACATCGAGCGCCCCCTAAAGGCAAAACATCCGAAATAGACAGGAACGTATCCGGTCAAAAGTcagaccttcaaaataaaaagtgaaaactaCCGTAGTGGGAAAGCAAGTGTGGTGAAATTGTCAACATCCTGTTGTGCTTTAATTTTGAAGGCTTAACGTCTAACAGGATGTTACATCGATGTTGAAGAATTGATTGGGAGACTTGTTATTGCGTTGAGATGCGGAATATGTCCTGCCGGCTTGTTGAGCCACTTCGACACAATACGCGAGAAAGTTCACATTGCCGACTTTTTGATAAAGTAGGCCAGGAACAAGATGAGGTTGAACAAATAACTCAAGAAAATGACCCTCATCGCCGTATACGCCATCGAGAGTCTTCAGTAACTATTTTCGTTAAACTTTCTAAAACGGATTAATTAAGGTAACCGAGAACAAAAGGTTAAAAGCTAGCCTCGAACTGCGATTGAGGTGCGGCAAACAAAGCAATTTCACtatggaaatatatatttttaaaagtaaacactACCTTATTGAGTGCTTCTTTGCTGTAGTGCCGTATTCCCTCTTCATATTTCCACCACCAGAGGTCACCTTAGAAATAAAAGATTCTTTGCTTACTGATAAATAAAACGCTGCGTGCCGTTgagtaaaaatacaaacatcacCAGACGGGGTTTCCAGCACTTTACCTTTGACACAGCGTGACACCAGCACACACGTTGCCACAGCAACGCAAAGCCACCCCATAGTAGGAGCGGTGTCTGTCAGTGGGGCACCCCTGCGGCGAGTCAGTTCAGCACTTTCGTGACAGGGCTCCGCCCACAAGAGATGATTGGCAGCTGGTTTGGACCAATAAGGAGCACTGCCTCCCCACACAGAcaacctttttaaaaataataatccattaTTCTTTGATATTTCCCAATGTTTTATTAATTTTGTTGGAAACTTAATAAAAATGGTCAGTGTTTCATTTGATTCGTTTAATGTGTCATgcatctgaaaagaaaaaaaaattgtggtttcAGTTTTGCTTGAATACCAAGTTTCCTCAGGGTTGTAGTCGTAATGAAGGTGattgttcaaagaaaaaaatgggggggttaaaattaaataatgaaGAAGGAAGAAATGAAAGTCTGGAAAATCCCAGTCCAAGTGTTGCATAAATTAAGGTTTTGTTTAGTACTACACTCTTTCCATAACTAATAtctgtcgagaaaaaaaaaagtgaaatcaaaCGAAACACGAAGAAAAGAAGCCCCACTTTCTTCCACAGGACTTTGAaaatatatgatatttgctttGATCATTTGTAATCCAGCGTATTTGGTTCCCGAGTCCCGGGAGTCCGACATCTTTGTCTTCCAGTGAAGAAACTGCACCCGACGCCGGCCATTTTGAGTCTTTGGGAGCGAACCCGAATGCGGGCACGTCGAGCCGGCAAGCGCGAGCTACTCAGCAGAGTGTTCGTTCATTTCCTGCCGTTTTCACTGTAGCTCCTCTTCCTCGGCTTGGGCTTGCGGTTGCTCCTGCTGAatttcggcggcggcggctggcgGCGGTGGAGTTGGTGGCGCGGCGGGGTGAGGGGGCATCATGATGTGGTGCTGGCGTTGGCGCTGGCGGTAGGCAATGATGGTGCCGAGCAGCAGCGCGATGACCGTCATGAGGTAGAGGTCCCACTCGGGGCCCAGGAGCTGGTCCAGGTCCACCTGAGAGAGCAGCTCCCACAGCTGACAACAAAGGCAAGATCAGTTCACGCTGAAATTGGGAGTCATCGGATCACAAGTGATGCTACGTTGATCATGTGATAaatatttttctatttattattttcaatattttcccaatagatgaaaaagaatgaatattttgttttaaatcttgCAGTTATTGTTGTAAACCCaagatttagggttttttttggtattaattTATGTCTGATAGTTTCATTGTGTGCCATTGGGACCCTCAAAATCTCCTATTTGGAGACCGCTGCACTCCAACGTCCCTCTATACTGAACCGAACTCTTCTGCTTGATGCAAACCACTTCACGGACAAACTCAAAAGAATACCGCACGGGCCTACAAGCTGTGTAAAATAGTAAGCGATGACTACTCACATTGAGGTCCTGCATGTAATGGAGGGTGTAGACCAAACCTAGCTTGCACAGAGCCAGGAAAACGGGCACCTGGGCATCGGGACTGGCTTCTGCCGCCATGTCGTAAAAGCGCTTGGCCAGGTGGATGTCCTGTGAGAGGGCCAGTGATGTCATCCCAGAGGGTTTTGGCAAGAGGGTCGAAATTGCGGTACAGCGGCCACACGTACCTGTTTGATCCCCAGTCCTTTCTCGTGCATGTAACCCAGGTTGAACATGGCCTGGGCGCTGTTCTGCTGCTCTGAAGCCAGCCTGTAGTGGATGATGGCCGTCTCGTAGTCCACGTCGGTGCCGAAGCCGTAGAAGTGGTAGTCGCCCAGTTTGATCCGGGCCACTGTGTAACCTGACGGGAAGAAGAGGTCCGGCGTGATGACAATGCCTGATGGGATATGCGGAATGGGATGTGTGAGCACACCTTGAGCAGCGGCTCTGGTCCAGTGAAGCAAAGCCCGAGGATACGTTTCATTTTCGTTGAAGATTTTGGCGCCCTCTGGTGGCggaagcgagaaaaaaaatcaagtttcgAAGTGCTGCAATAACATCTGATTTCCATTTCACCCATGTACATACAGGTTTGTCAGTGGAGTAACTATCtggtttttaattttcaaataccactctgggggaaaaaaaaaaaaaaaacgacaacattaTCCTACTCTGGTCCAGAATGAAGGCCACGTTGCTCTGGGCCTCTTCGTAGCCCTGCTCGGAAAGCAGCAGGTACTGCACGAGCGCCGCGTCGCTGTCGCCCTCCTTATAGCTGGCGTACGCCGTCAGCAGACGCTCGGACCAGCGGCCGCGCTCGCACATGTTCTTGaacagctacaaaaaaaaaagaaaaacaggcaCACACAATAAAGATCTGTTTTCACAACTACTTTGTTAGTTAGCAAGGAGAGAAAgaccacaattaaaaaaaaaagttggcaatTTACAGATTGAAGTAGCATCAAGTACTAAAAAAAACTGATTgtcaaattaattaaatttgGGGTGAATCTGGATAAaggatattcccccccccccccaaccttgaTGTACGTTTGAATGATAAATCAAATtaaagaaatttttttttcaattaaagtaCATCTTATTCcaattcaaattaaattcatgaaaatgtaCAAATTGAAGGTCAATCATTAAGGCTTATAGTGTCGAAACATTTAGCTTCCATCTATCTTAAACAGCATTTAACGGAGACGTTTCTGTTGCCTAAAAGCATCAGACTGTAAAGCGTGTTTTGAAATAATGGAAGCAAAAGCGTcggctgagtgtgtgtgtgtgtgtctaacctCCACTGCTGTGTGACACGAGCGCATGACACCGGTGCCGGTGGCGTGCATCTGGGCCAGGTTGTAGAAGGCCAGGACGTGGCCCGCCTGCGAGGCCAGGTTGAAAAACTTGAGCGCCTGCTTGTAGTCACGCTTCACGCCCATGCCATCTGCAGTGCACAAATACGGAAATTGCTCAACATATCTGCCCCCCCCAACAAATGAAGGTCCGTGACTCACTATAGTACATGGTGCCCAGCTGCAGCTGGCCGTCCACCCAGCCCTGTTCGGCTGCCTTCTGGAAGTACTTCAGTGCCAGCTCATAGTTCTGAAAAGGACAAACAGCTCATGAAAGCGGTTTGCGCCGTCTTTGTCAGAGACTGGAATCATGTCATTTACCACAGAGACGCCTCTTCCATAAAGGTACGCCATCCCCAGGCCACTCTGACCCACCGGGTTTCCCTGCATGGTTTCAAATTTGAACGTCAAGCCAGGATTAGCATTTCGAATATGGACTTCAAACCAGGATGATGGCTTTCAAAGTAAGTCTGACCAGATCGGAAGCCTTCTTAAAGTACTGCAGGGCCGTCTCGTTGTTCTGAGGCAGGTAGTCGCTGCCCTCACTGTACATCTGAGGGACGAAAACCACAAGACGGAAAAAAGCTGTCAAGTCATTCCAAACTCAGACTGCAGAAAAATTCAGATTGAAGCAGTTCAATTGCAGTCCAGTGGGTGGCAGTATAACACTCACCTTGCCCAGAAAAGCCATGGCATGGGTATTTCCTGCATTGGCGGCCTGGTTGAAGTAGTCATACGCCCTCTGTTGGACAGGAAGCGTCAGATCATTCATCAGCAGgggggcaaaaataaataaatgc contains the following coding sequences:
- the chga gene encoding chromogranin-A, yielding MIALLTLTILFKSVLLLPLTPSMLEHDDVKVMQCVVEALVDVLSRPHHLPVSQECLHTLRTDDHLLTLLRHSDFLKELQDVATQGGDERAWPPGGGAIAPHHEMPAPRNADGVPDGSMLNALGGSGERAIVSQEPRRSKEEDKGGEDEKKEDEEDNRVWTSEEKRQTVSEEEEEEEEGMKKRSKGFLLGKKSGSAEEEGEEEALHHSKEVSEEEEVKRKRNHSPEEKELQMIARRTPEEEDGSAARKSEDPEVENLAAIEAELENVSQKLHQLRG
- the si:dkey-177p2.18 gene encoding phospholipase B1, membrane-associated isoform X2 — protein: MQHLDWDFPDFHFFLLHYLILTPPFFSLNNHLHYDYNPEETWYSSKTETTIFFSFQMHDTLNESNETLTIFIKFPTKLIKHWEISKNNGLLFLKRLSVWGGSAPYWSKPAANHLLWAEPCHESAELTRRRGAPLTDTAPTMGWLCVAVATCVLVSRCVKGDLWWWKYEEGIRHYSKEALNKEFPNKTRPVGFKHPAFQCPEMSPSPSAPSSVELVKAGDIKVVAALGDSLTTAIGANATTVLGIPIEFRHVSWSIGGYGSYEDVITLPNIIKLFNPNLLGAARGKTLHGMEADLGQTGLNLAVTGQNTFNLPGQTRHLIDTLRSFEGLNFEQDWKLLTILMGMNDICDYCKDKALFSPENFIHYMTVSLEMLMNEVPRMIVNVVQILPMQTLREVQKPTPGCLLQRSFCSCLIEPVARSAELRELVELNLEFQRRLEALLLADRFFRDDFAVVLQPFLKQADPPRLPSGKIDMSFFTHDCFHFTIKGHEELAKGLWNNMFQPEGGKTVVSSFSDPITLVCPPMEHPYIFTRPPSATSGQYSRPHTRPVVLIYFLLSILVAFRRPGFW
- the si:dkey-177p2.18 gene encoding phospholipase B1, membrane-associated isoform X1; its protein translation is MQHLDWDFPDFHFFLLHYLILTPPFFSLNNHLHYDYNPEETWYSSKTETTIFFSFQMHDTLNESNETLTIFIKFPTKLIKHWEISKNNGLLFLKRLSVWGGSAPYWSKPAANHLLWAEPCHESAELTRRRGAPLTDTAPTMGWLCVAVATCVLVSRCVKGDLWWWKYEEGIRHYSKEALNKEFPNKTRPVGFKHPAFQCPEMSPSPSAPSSVELVKAGDIKVVAALGDSLTTAIGANATTVLGIPIEFRHVSWSIGGYGSYEDVITLPNIIKLFNPNLLGAARGKTLHGMEADLGQTGLNLAVTGQNTFNLPGQTRHLIDTLRSFEGLNFEQDWKLLTILMGMNDICDYCKDKALFSPENFIHYMTVSLEMLMNEVPRMIVNVVQILPMQTLREVQKPTPGCLLQRSFCSCLIEPVARSAELRELVELNLEFQRRLEALLLADRFFRDDFAVVLQPFLKQADPPRLPVIHNNNPVTSSRTTSRFFSLTRLCRFSEQSGKIDMSFFTHDCFHFTIKGHEELAKGLWNNMFQPEGGKTVVSSFSDPITLVCPPMEHPYIFTRPPSATSGQYSRPHTRPVVLIYFLLSILVAFRRPGFW
- the si:dkey-177p2.18 gene encoding phospholipase B1, membrane-associated isoform X3, translated to MSPSPSAPSSVELVKAGDIKVVAALGDSLTTAIGANATTVLGIPIEFRHVSWSIGGYGSYEDVITLPNIIKLFNPNLLGAARGKTLHGMEADLGQTGLNLAVTGQNTFNLPGQTRHLIDTLRSFEGLNFEQDWKLLTILMGMNDICDYCKDKALFSPENFIHYMTVSLEMLMNEVPRMIVNVVQILPMQTLREVQKPTPGCLLQRSFCSCLIEPVARSAELRELVELNLEFQRRLEALLLADRFFRDDFAVVLQPFLKQADPPRLPVIHNNNPVTSSRTTSRFFSLTRLCRFSEQSGKIDMSFFTHDCFHFTIKGHEELAKGLWNNMFQPEGGKTVVSSFSDPITLVCPPMEHPYIFTRPPSATSGQYSRPHTRPVVLIYFLLSILVAFRRPGFW